From the genome of Tenericutes bacterium MZ-XQ:
TGATTGAAAACGGATTTAATACCGGAGACTTTTTTGAAAACATGGATGATTTTGTTACATACAAAGTTAATCTAGAAAATCACAGAGTATCAACACCTTATGAAGGTGGGACATTATTCTTAGATCGTTGCGATTATTGCAATGTGACTGATTATGAAATTGAATATGAAGCTTCACATTACGATGAAGGAAAAAAGATTTTTGAAAATTTCCTAAAATCGCACAATATAGAGATAAAACCAACAAAACGCAAGAGTGAAAGAGCATTTACATGTAAAAGATAGCTAAAATGCTATCTTTTTTTATGAAATATTGACAAAACGGCCTAATAAAACTATAATAAAAGATAAAGTTACAATCGATGGAGGATCTAAATGAAGGAAAGAAATTTATTGTTTTTCATTACTGCACTTGTCGCAAGTATTTTATTACTTGTTTCTATACTCGCAAGAACTCAAAGTTGGTATAATCTAAATAATTATGGAGAACTTGCTGTACCTACTATACATTATCTAGTGATTCCAGTGATTTTGTTTTGGCTGGCTTGGTATTTTGAAGATAAGGGCACTTTATTATCAGGCGCTGTTATTCTAGCAATTGTTTTCGCATTACATCTTGATCATTCTGGTATATTAAATAATGATCCTTATGTCATTTCAAGATATGCACCAGCGGTTAAAACAGCTTATGTTTTAAGCTTAATGCTAACTTTAGCATCCGTCGTTTTAGCTTTCTTTACACACTTACAAAACAATTTTAAGAAACTTCTTAAAAAATCAAAAGAATCCCAATAAGGGATTTTTTTTATACTTATTTAGATTCATGAAATAAAAAAGTCGCATACAGCGACTTGTTTTATTGATAATCTAACGATTCGTATGTTCTTGTTTGATTTCATCAAAATAACGTCTAAGCGCACTTTGATAGTCACAGTGTTCACCTTGTGGACAGTTCGTACACATAATTAGTTCTCTAAGTCTCTTAGGAATAAATACGCGTATTTCCTCATCATTATAACCAACTTGAAGTTTATCCCCATCAATAATGATTGGTCGCTTTAAAACACTTGGATTATCGAGAATAAATTCTTTTAATTCGCTAATTCTCATGTCTTCAATGTCTAAATCTTGTTCTTTAAAGACTTTTGATCTAGTTGAGATAATATCATCAAATCCATTTTCAGCATTTGCTAACATCATATCAATGTCTTCTTCAGTAATGCGTTGGTTAAACAAATTTTTCTCCTCATAAGGTACCTTATGATCATCAAGCCACTTCTTCGCTTTCCGACATGACGAACAACTTGGGGTTGTATATATTGTAATCACTGTCTTCCTCCTTTTGGAGCATAGGTATTATCCTATAGCACTTTTGTAGTCTTGCTATTTAATTATATACTTATTTAGAATTATTTTCAACTTGTGAAAACGTTTTTTCTGGTGTTTTACATCTTTTCCCATAGACTATTAAGGTTGGTTTTTTATGGTTTATACGTTATAATTAAAGGAAATACTATCAAGAAAGAGGTCTTATTATGTCAAAATGGGATTTATCGTTATTTTATCCAAGCATTGAAGCTTGGGATGAGGGCTTAAAAGAAATGCCTGAATATATCAACAAATTAGCTGGATTTAAAGGAAAACTAGGTAATTTTGATGATTTCTTATCATTTTACAAAATAGAAGAGGAAGCAACGCATCTATTATATCGCTTATATGGTTTTATTCACTTAAATAGTGATTTGAACTTAAAAGACAATGTAAAATCTTCAAAAAACCAACAACTTATGTTAATGTTATCAGACTTAGGACAAAAAACATCATATGTATCACCTGAGTTAATCGCAATTGGTGAAGAAAAAGTGATGAGTTTTATTGAAAAAGATGATTTCTTAAAAACTTATAAGTTTCCTATGCAAAAATTATTCTTCCAACAAAAACATGTATTATCAGATGATCAAGAATCAATCATGGCAAACTTTGGTCCAATCAGATCTATACCGTCATCTTTATATCAAGGATTAGCGATTGTTGATGCTGTTGATCAAGAAGTTGAGTTCAAAGATGGTTCAAAGAAAAAGATTACTTCTTCAAATTATCGCTCTATTATTAGTCAAACAAAAGATGCTGAGGATCGTCAAAAAGTCTTTGAAGCCGCATTTAAGCGTTATAAAGATAATAAAACAACATTTGCTGCAACTTACAATTTAGTATTACAACAATTAGCAGCAAATTATAAGTCAAGAGGATATAACTCTGCATTAGAAGCTGCATTATTTAGAAACAACATTCCAGTTGAAGTTTATAAGAACTTAATGGATGCTGCCTATGAAAATACAGAAGGTATTAAACGTTATCTCAATATAAGAAAGAAATACTTAAACTTAGAAAAACATCGTACCTATGATCGTTTCTTAGACTTAGTAACAGACGATACTAAATATACGTTTGAAGATTCAAGAAACATTTTCTTCGAATCTATCAGTCATTTAGATCCTGTTTTTGTTGAAAGACAAAAAGAAGCTGTTAAAGATGGATTTGTGGATGCTTTCCCTGGAGATGGTAAACGTACAGGCGCTTACTCTTCTGGTTTTTATGGATTCCATCCATATATTTTACTAAACCACGATGATACACTTGATGCATTATTTACTTTAGCACATGAAGCAGGACATTCAGCACATACATTATTTTCAAATGAACATCAACCAATGGCAACTGCTGATTATACGATTTTTGTTGCAGAAATCGCATCAACATTTAATGAACACAACTTATTAGATTATTTGGTGAGTAAAGCAACGACAAAGGAACAAAAAATTGCTTTATTGC
Proteins encoded in this window:
- a CDS encoding oligoendopeptidase F, producing the protein MSKWDLSLFYPSIEAWDEGLKEMPEYINKLAGFKGKLGNFDDFLSFYKIEEEATHLLYRLYGFIHLNSDLNLKDNVKSSKNQQLMLMLSDLGQKTSYVSPELIAIGEEKVMSFIEKDDFLKTYKFPMQKLFFQQKHVLSDDQESIMANFGPIRSIPSSLYQGLAIVDAVDQEVEFKDGSKKKITSSNYRSIISQTKDAEDRQKVFEAAFKRYKDNKTTFAATYNLVLQQLAANYKSRGYNSALEAALFRNNIPVEVYKNLMDAAYENTEGIKRYLNIRKKYLNLEKHRTYDRFLDLVTDDTKYTFEDSRNIFFESISHLDPVFVERQKEAVKDGFVDAFPGDGKRTGAYSSGFYGFHPYILLNHDDTLDALFTLAHEAGHSAHTLFSNEHQPMATADYTIFVAEIASTFNEHNLLDYLVSKATTKEQKIALLQKAIDGIMGTFFRQTLFATYEYKANELVEKGMPVTEQSLSKIMIDLYKHFYDIDITEENGKEYVWAYIPHLFHTPFYVYQYATSFSASLKIYADVKAQKPEAMEKYLGLLKSGGSDYPVNQAKKAGADLTNKETFMAVIKRFNELVTELEKTLEA